A stretch of Girardinichthys multiradiatus isolate DD_20200921_A chromosome 20, DD_fGirMul_XY1, whole genome shotgun sequence DNA encodes these proteins:
- the ccdc51 gene encoding mitochondrial potassium channel, giving the protein MRYRGAQIYLWAQGSCCLSRHYLPGRIAQVLSYSTEPPSRPHPPTNRSPPEQGTADVVKERTLSALQHAGDLGRQWSQRSAKTATVTVNYWWGKYEEFVGLNEVREAQTKVTQAEAAFMVARGIVREAHTSLEALQGRLKEVRDRLDRVSREEPHYLELATMEHKLLQEERRLRTAYENAESSEREKFALFSAAVRESHEKERTRAERTKNWSVIGSVLGALIGVMGSTYINRVRLQELKNLLLEAQKGPESLQEALKVQAGNHRSQQDELRVLIDSLRVTLTEAFTERNSAPQGKEIPTTASPAFSFSAFKDLQVHNQKTESLLESLPAQLGQLQQGVGKVEGQLLTVRKLLETKPTAEPQTQTQAGGLQKPEAVDQWRSETVVRGLEETKRMLGEGIRTNTVYNAVFTYTAAAITISAVYLLLRGSG; this is encoded by the exons ATGAG GTACAGAGGAGCTCAGATCTATCTCTGGGCTCAAGGCTCATGCTGTCTGTCTCGGCACTACCTGCCAGGCAGAATCGCTCAGGTTCTATCCTACAGCACTGAACCGCCCTCTCGACCTCATCCACCCACTAACCGTTCCCCTCCTGAGCAGGGTACAGCTGACGTGGTGAAGGAACGCACCCTGTCTGCCCTGCAG CATGCAGGAGACCTGGGACGGCAGTGGAGTCAGAGGTCGGCAAAGACCGCCACCGTCACAGTGAACTACTGGTGGGGGAAATACGAGGAGTTTGTAGGGCTAAACGAAGTCCGCGAGGCTCAAACCAAAGTCACTCAG GCTGAAGCAGCGTTCATGGTGGCCAGAGGGATTGTGCGTGAGGCGCACACAAGCCTGGAGGCCCTGCAGGGCCGCCTGAAGGAGGTCAGAGACCGGCTGGACAGAGTCTCCAGGGAGGAGCCTCACTACCTGGAGCTGGCCACGATGGAGCACAAGCTGCTGCAG GAGGAACGGCGTCTCCGGACTGCGTACGAGAACGCAGAGAGTTCGGAGAGGGAAAAGTTTGCCTTGTTTTCAGCAGCAGTCAGGGAGAGTCACGAGAAGGAGAGGACGAGAGCGGAGCGCACCAAGAACTGGTCCGTCATTGGCTCTGTGCTTGGAGCCCTAATCGGGGTCATGGGGTCAACGTACATCAACCGTGTTCGCCTTCAG GAGTTGAAGAATCTTCTTCTGGAGGCTCAGAAAGGTCCAGAGAGCCTCCAGGAGGCCCTCAAAGTCCAGGCCGGAAATCATCGCTCCCAGCAGGACGAACTCCGGGTACTCATTGACAGCCTCAGGGTCACTCTGACCGAAGCCTTCACAGAGAGGAACAGCGCCCCCCAGGGGAAAGAAATACCAACCACAGCTTCacctgctttttctttttctgccttTAAAGACCTTCAGGTCCACAACCAGAAGACAGAGTCCCTGCTGGAATCCCTCCCAGCTCAACTGGGTCAGCTCCAGCAGGGCGTCGGCAAGGTTGAGGGTCAGCTGCTAACAGTGAGGAAGCTGCTGGAGACCAAACCGACAGCTGAACCACAGACCCAAACACAAGCTGGTGGCTTGCAGAAACCAGAGGCAGTGGACCAGTGGCGGTCCGAGACAGTGGTGAGAGGTCTGGAGGAAACCAAGAGGATGCTGGGAGAAGGAATCAGGACAAACACTGTTTATAACGCGGTGTTTACCTACACCGCCGCCGCCATTACCATCTCTGCTGTGTACCTTCTGCTCAGAGGATCTGGTTAA
- the tma7 gene encoding translation machinery-associated protein 7 yields MSGREGGKKKPLKAPKKQNKEMDDDEVAFKQKQKEEQKAMEALKAKASGKGPLTGGGIKKSGKK; encoded by the exons ATGTCTGGTAGAGAAG GAGGCAAAAAGAAACCACTCAAGGCGCctaagaaacaaaacaaggaaATGGATGAC GATGAGGTTGCCTTCAAGCAGAAGCAGAAGGAAGAACAGAAGGCCATGGAGGCATTGAAGGCCAAAGCATCTGGAAAAGGACCTTTAA CCGGCGGCGGGATCAAGAAGTCGGGAAAGAAGTAA